The following proteins come from a genomic window of Pichia kudriavzevii chromosome 1, complete sequence:
- a CDS encoding uncharacterized protein (PKUD0A12030; similar to Saccharomyces cerevisiae YLR092W (SUL2); ancestral locus Anc_8.271) — protein MKSIFKRGKNSTSNNNTHNENALDRISEQDSNALDEFQNINYTNNYDRFNRDSFSPQTDDTIAPRYETIPSNPIQNFIIPEYNEKIIEPQDYVKNLVSDPIDKSKRYLFNLFPIFKWIGYYPSQPKWILSDFITGVSVAIVLIPQAMSYAKLAGLAPEYGLYSSFIGLIMYSIFATSKDVSIGPVAVMSLEVSKIIQRIQEKYGDEYSAPEIAITVALLSGAITLGVGLLKLGFLVELIPLPAVMAFTTGSSFNIISSQLPGLMGFSKEVNNHDAPYLIIIHFLKHLKDTNVDAAFGLVALFILYLWKYLSSYMIKRDSKRSLFWTYILNVRTAIVIIFSTLISYLIVRHDKENPPFSITGHVRSGFQNLGVFHPPANLASRIGPDLPVATIVLVLEHISIAKSFGRLHDYKIDPNQEFIAIGVTNLIGTFFNAYPATGSFSRTALASKCGVKTPFASIFAGFCVLLAIYCFTSAFYYIPKATLCAIIIHAVSDLMASWKSTWKMYLIQPVDCGIFLVGVFVSVFSSIEYGIYWAMCSSCAMIIWRMCWANGTFMGRIKIVEIVNPTIVKDEKMLGVNEGEGVGNNEKAFLNSGLISMADSYISTNSVLKGNVNETTQLLERNIVSYNYRWVPLKNSQLSQKIQNPSKVHTRYVNQHVEIEQPPPGVVVYRMSESFVYPNSSSQCDAILDYIKENMRSAVDQDNVRWNNIHEVRKLNWNFKSLKFWDSTENDKECQGQQDSNHAMNENSLKPLLKVLHLDFSQVVATDATSIQSLIDLRKAISLFTNSEFEVHFSGIINPWVIRGLVSAGFGGKVVESEDPKHPHVENNEIEVDIEEDRFYESENESHLGDLESGIVIDRYVTTSFGDNGILYPVFGTNLPHFHLDIPSYSEYK, from the coding sequence ATGAAGAGCATATTTAAGAGAGGTAAAAATAGTACaagtaataataataccCACAATGAGAATGCTCTTGATCGAATTTCCGAACAGGACTCCAACGCCCTGgatgaatttcaaaatataaattaTACCAACAATTATGATAGGTTCAACAGGGATTCGTTTTCTCCTCAAACAGACGACACCATTGCTCCTAGATATGAAACCATTCCTTCCAATCcaattcaaaacttcataATACCAGaatacaatgaaaaaatcattgaacCTCAAGACTACGTGAAAAACTTAGTTAGTGATCCAATagataaatcaaaaagataCCTTTTCAATCTGTTCCCgattttcaaatggatCGGCTACTACCCATCACAACCAAAGTGGATCTTATCTGATTTCATCACCGGTGTATCGGTTGCTATTGTTTTGATCCCCCAGGCAATGTCTTATGCAAAATTAGCAGGTCTAGCTCCGGAGTATGGTCTCTATTCCTCGTTCATCGGATTGATCATGTATTCAATTTTTGCCACCTCTAAAGACGTTTCAATTGGTCCCGTTGCCGTTATGAGTTTGGAAGTTTCAAAGATCATCCAAAGAATCCAGGAAAAATATGGTGACGAATATTCTGCTCCCGAAATTGCAATCACAGTTGCGTTACTATCTGGTGCTATAACTTTGGGAGTCGGTCTATTAAAACTAGGATTCTTGGTTGAATTGATTCCCTTGCCTGCTGTCATGGCATTCACTACAGGTTCCTCGTTCAACATTATTTCTTCTCAATTGCCCGGCTTAATGGGATTCTCCAAAGAAGTCAACAACCATGATGCTCCTTACTTGATTATCATCCATTTCTTGAAACACTTAAAAGATACCAATGTTGATGCTGCTTTCGGACTGGTTGCGTTATTCATCTTATACCTTTGGAAGTATTTGTCCTCTTATATGATTAAGAGAGATTCAAAACGCTCCTTGTTTTGGACCTATATTCTGAATGTTAGAACTGCAATTGTAATTATCTTCTCAACCTTGATCTCATATTTGATTGTTAGACATGATAAGGAAAACCCTCCATTTAGTATCACGGGTCATGTGAGGAGTGGCTTCCAAAACTTGGGTGTTTTCCATCCACCAGCTAACTTGGCATCCAGGATCGGACCAGACTTACCTGTTGCGACAATTGTCCTCGTATTGGAGCACATTTCAATTGCAAAATCTTTTGGTCGGTTACATGATTATAAAATTGATCCAAATCAAGAGTTCATTGCCATTGGTGTTACCAATTTGATTGGAACTTTTTTTAATGCTTATCCCGCTACAGGGTCATTTTCAAGAACAGCCCTAGCCTCCAAGTGTGGGGTCAAAACACCATTTGCATCGATTTTTGCGGGCTTTTGTGTTTTACTAGCTATTTACTGTTTCACTAGTGCTTTCTATTATATCCCAAAAGCCACATTATGTGCAATTATTATTCATGCAGTCAGTGACCTAATGGCATCCTGGAAATCAACTTGGAAAATGTACTTGATTCAGCCTGTGGATTGTGGCATTTTCCTTGTAGGTGTTTTCGTTTCTGTTTTCTCATCGATTGAATATGGGATCTACTGGGCTATGTGCTCTTCATGTGCTATGATCATTTGGAGAATGTGTTGGGCGAATGGTACCTTTATGGGTAGGAtcaaaattgttgaaattgtcaatCCAACAATTGTTAAGGACGAAAAAATGCTTGGTGTTAatgaaggtgaaggtgtCGGTAACAACGAAAAGGCTTTCCTGAATTCTGGTTTGATCTCAATGGCTGATTCTTACATAAGTACGAACAGCGTGTTGAAAGGAAACGTTAATGAAACAACACAATTACTTGAAAGAAATATTGTTTCTTATAACTATAGATGGGTTCCCCTAAAAAATAGCCAGTTATCTCAGAAGATTCAGAATCCTAGCAAAGTTCACACCCGATATGTGAATCAACACGTAGAAATTGAACAACCGCCCCCGGGCGTTGTAGTTTACAGAATGAGTGAAAGTTTTGTCTACCCCAATAGTTCGTCACAATGTGATGCCATACTAGATtacatcaaagaaaatatgcGTTCTGCTGTTGATCAAGACAATGTTAGATGGAATAATATTCACGAAGTCAGAAAACTAAACTGGAACTTCAAATCTCTGAAGTTCTGGGACAGTACTGAGAATGATAAAGAATGTCAAGGACAACAGGACAGCAATCACGCAATGAATGAAAACTCTTTGAAGCCATTGCTAAAAGTTCTGCATTTAGATTTTTCTCAAGTAGTTGCAACTGATGCAACTTCAATCCAATCGCTAATTGATTTGAGAAAAGCAATCAGTTTATTTACTAATTCTGAATTTGAAGTACATTTCTCTGGAATCATCAACCCATGGGTGATTCGTGGATTGGTTAGTGCCGGCTTTGGTGGCAAAGTCGTTGAATCCGAAGATCCAAAACATCCGcatgttgaaaataatgaGATTGAGGtggatattgaagaagacaGGTTTTATGAGAGCGAAAATGAGAGTCATTTGGGTGACTTAGAAAGCGGAATCGTAATTGATAGGTATGTTACTACCTCTTTTGGTGATAATGGAATTTTATACCCGGTATTTGGCACAAATTTACCACATTTCCATTTAGATATCCCATCATACAGCGAATATAAATAA
- a CDS encoding uncharacterized protein (PKUD0A12040; Pfam Domains: zf-C2H2(9.9e-07)), with protein sequence MNQNTGKNVNNHEPSDRLNTGSPMKAPNSGNQNNLDAEYDPQQLQSITQDPNYQNYRSDYPQQDLQHQHQQYAGMDGEQLGNPSQNQQMIQLQQMQQLHLQQLQQLQQLQQPAYQLPNQGNNSQNLFTPTSFLPLMNTVNPYMSAPVSMYLNGMLSSNSTPSESGTKLQRSESEPQDHEGDEQLSGDNQEKFMQKLSLQQIHQLQQLHAQQVLQIQQLLQFQKIQQAQQLQQLNESLNESLDVHSDPSVIVNQDQATQAGTLRNSNVQTNNQSLNVPQLQQLQQVQQLQQLQQLQQYQQYQKLQKLQQLQQMNMLQQQNVIPLPQSFSTDEKTQVSVTQPNIGTAHASSVQQQQTDRHGTQDNRHLESSNGFVSSQVHNQQYKPSPSFSEQTLQSRSSSNNSFQPNIDSAQSFNNQIYSSFNIPDFLSPCLNGNFNLPLTMPVIPTLLPQGVFPMMPDIKRLPRRHKHSKSKDTSNDPLAPKKYRCAHCTWSFSRPSDLKRHLKSHSLPQYHCPFWNPKYATCPHKSGGSFNRLDVLKRHLKLVHYEPDVPGMFKNATRKKNKENVEQVKQSGGESCGEEFLDEGNKEGERADMKAEDAESVGDGGTCLSCNTHFDHAKDFITHVPECAETTPMKKWKYKKNGVIAYACKLKDKDPVNGVVELSDELQEKPPVYSSRPQIASPIQVLDTSVNRSNTDEDDKKFISVNDLDNKPEVMTEALNRKRGRPKKTKSNT encoded by the coding sequence ATGAATCAAAACACAGGAAAGAATGTCAATAATCATGAACCAAGTGATCGATTGAATACTGGATCTCCCATGAAAGCACCGAATTCAGGGAATCAGAACAATCTTGACGCTGAGTATGATCCTCAACAATTGCAAAGTATTACACAAGATCCCAATTATCAGAATTATAGATCCGACTACCCACAACAAGATCTGCAgcatcaacaccaacaataTGCAGGAATGGATGGTGAACAATTAGGCAATCCTTCTCAGAATCAACAGATGATTCAGTTACAACAGATGCAGCAGCTTCACCTTCAGCAACTCCAACAACTCCAACAATTGCAGCAACCAGCTTATCAATTGCCAAACCAAGGTAATAATAGCCAGAATTTGTTCACTCCGACTTCCTTTTTACCGTTGATGAACACAGTAAACCCTTATATGAGTGCACCTGTTTCAATGTATCTAAATGGTATGTTATCCTCAAATTCTACCCCATCGGAAAGTGGTACAAAGCTTCAAAGATCTGAGAGTGAGCCACAGGATCATGAAGGTGATGAACAACTTTCAGGTGATAACCAAGAAAAGTTCATGCAAAAACTGAGCTTACAGCAAAtacatcaacttcaacaattaCATGCACAACAGGTTCTACAAATTCAGCAGCTTCTACAGTTTCAGAAGATCCAACAAGCACAGCAACTGCAACAATTAAACGAATCATTGAATGAATCACTAGATGTACATTCTGATCCTAGTGTGATAGTGAACCAGGACCAGGCGACACAAGCCGGAACTCTAAGGAATAGCAATGTGCAGACTAATAACCAGTCCTTGAACGTTCCTCAATTACAGCAGCTGCAACAAGTgcaacaacttcaacaacttcaacagTTGCAACAATATCAGCAATACCAAAAGCTGCAAAAGCTTCAACAACTCCAGCAAATGAATatgcttcaacaacagaacGTAATTCCGCTTCCGCAAAGTTTTTCAACAGATGAAAAGACACAAGTTTCTGTGACACAACCAAATATTGGGACAGCTCATGCATCATCAGtgcagcaacaacaaactGACAGACATGGTACCCAGGATAACCGACATTTGGAATCGTCCAATGGGTTTGTCTCATCTCAAGTACACAACCAACAATACAAACCATCGCCTTCATTTTCAGAGCAAACTTTACAATCTAGATCTAGTTCAAATAACTCATTCCAGCCAAATATTGACTCAGCTCAATCGTTTAACAATCAGATTTATTCGTCCTTTAATATACCAGACTTCCTATCACCTTGCTTGAATGGTAATTTTAATTTACCATTAACCATGCCAGTGATACCAACGTTGTTGCCACAAGGTGTGTTTCCGATGATGCCTGATATAAAAAGGCTTCCAAGACGCCATAAACATTCCAAGTCCAAGGATACATCAAATGACCCACTAGCACCAAAGAAGTATAGATGTGCGCATTGTACTTGGTCTTTCTCAAGACCTAGTGACTTAAAAAGGCATTTAAAGTCCCATAGCTTGCCTCAATATCATTGTCCATTTTGGAATCCGAAGTACGCAACATGCCCCCATAAAAGTGGTGGGTCCTTTAACAGATTAGACGTATTAAAGAGacatttgaagttggtaCATTATGAACCTGATGTACCCGGTATGTTTAAAAACGcaactagaaaaaaaaataaagaaaatgtgGAACAGGTGAAACAAAGTGGCGGGGAAAGCTGTGGCGAAGAATTCCTTGATGAAGGTAACAAAGAAGGTGAACGTGCAGATATGAAAGCGGAGGATGCAGAGTCAGTCGGTGATGGAGGGACCTGCCTTTCGTGTAATACACATTTTGATCACGCCAAAGACTTTATTACGCACGTTCCAGAATGTGCTGAGACCACCccaatgaagaaatggaaatacaagaaaaatggtgTAATCGCATATGCCTGTAAACTGAAGGATAAAGATCCGGTCAATGGAGTAGTGGAACTAAGTGATGAACTGCAGGAAAAACCACCCGTTTATAGTTCGAGGCCTCAAATTGCTTCACCAATCCAGGTTTTGGATACATCCGTCAACAGAAGCAACactgatgaagatgataagAAGTTTATATCTGTGAATGACCTGGACAATAAACCTGAGGTTATGACTGAAGCACTCAATAGGAAACGTGGTCGTCCGaagaaaaccaaatcaaatACTTAG
- a CDS encoding uncharacterized protein (PKUD0A12050; similar to Saccharomyces cerevisiae YNL010W; ancestral locus Anc_1.395), which yields MPQAILFTDWDGTVTLQDSNDMLTDNLGMGHPARMVLNDKLIEGTLNFRDAFYDMLASVSDNGHSLDKCIGYLLEHVQLDPGFKETVVWCHENDIPVVVVSSGMDRVIRALLKNLIEDEKLQNSIQIYSNSVETDGDEWRIIYKDHSSFGHDKHQSIEHATAKAGDVPSGKRFYCGDGVSDVSAARSCDLLFAKSGKDLVNICRRDNINYIEFNSFQDILAHIKKVVST from the coding sequence ATGCCACAAGCCATTTTATTCACCGACTGGGATGGAACAGTCACCCTTCAGGACTCCAACGATATGCTGACAGACAACCTTGGGATGGGACACCCAGCCCGCATGGTCCTCAACGACAAGTTAATTGAAGGAACACTAAACTTCCGTGATGCATTCTACGACATGTTGGCGTCTGTCTCTGACAATGGTCACTCTTTAGATAAATGCATTGGATATCTTCTTGAGCATGTCCAGTTGGATCCGGGTTTTAAAGAGACCGTAGTTTGGTGTCATGAAAATGACATCCCTGTAGTTGTGGTTTCTAGTGGAATGGACCGGGTTATTAGAGCCCTATTAAAAAATCtcattgaagatgaaaaactgCAGAATTCTATCCAGATTTATTCAAATAGTGTCGAAActgatggtgatgaatGGAGAATAATTTACAAGGACCATTCAAGCTTTGGACACGATAAACATCAGAGCATTGAGCATGCAACTGCAAAGGCCGGTGATGTTCCTTCAGGTAAGAGATTTTACTGTGGCGATGGTGTAAGTGATGTAAGTGCAGCTAGAAGTTGTGATTTATTATTTGCCAAGAGTGGCAAGGACTTGGTTAATATTTGCAGACGTGATAATATTAACTATATTGAATTCAACAGTTTCCAAGACATTCTAGCTCATATCAAAAAGGTAGTTTCTACATAA
- a CDS encoding uncharacterized protein (PKUD0A12060; similar to Saccharomyces cerevisiae YDR368W (YPR1) and YOR120W (GCY1); ancestral locus Anc_5.434) encodes MTFPPTVLCRTFSFVFHQTSTIELLQLQNHSYIKRKESEMSTIPNFKLNTGAEIPAIGFGTWRSTEQEAYNAVIAALKAGYKHIDTAAVYGNEEIVGKAIRDSGISRNELFITTKLWSTDHQRAEQALRESLKKLGVEYVDLYLMHWPVTMNGDGNDALFPTREDGSRDLIDPSKWSYLDTYLSMEKLLETKLTKAIGISNFSLDKVQVILDKANVVPAALQIELHPFLPQQELVDFCQSKGILVEAYSPLGSAGAPLLQTAQLQEIAAKYNTTPAAICISWSVWRKVVPLPKSVTPERIAANLKIVELSDEDGKAISNLHKSLGIKRFVSPEWGIKIFD; translated from the coding sequence ATGACTTTTCCCCCTACTGTTTTGTGTagaacattttcttttgtttttcatcaaacaaGCACAATTGAACTACTGCAATTGCAGAATCACTCTTATATAAAACGAAAAGAATCAGAAATGTCCACAATCCCAAACTTTAAGCTAAATACAGGTGCAGAAATCCCAGCTATCGGTTTTGGTACATGGAGATCTACTGAACAAGAAGCTTATAATGCTGTCATTGCAGCACTAAAGGCTGGTTACAAGCACATTGATACTGCTGCAGTCTATGGCAATGAAGAGATTGTAGGCAAGGCCATCAGGGACTCGGGTATCTCGAGAAATGAACTATTTATTACTACAAAGCTATGGAGTACTGATCACCAAAGAGCAGAACAAGCGTTAAGAGAATCTCTTAAAAAGCTCGGAGTTGAATATGTTGACTTATATCTTATGCATTGGCCTGTTACTATGAATGGTGATGGTAACGATGCCTTATTTCCAACAAGGGAAGATGGCTCTAGGGATCTTATCGATCCGTCGAAATGGTCTTATCTTGATACTTATCTTTCAATGGAAAAGTTGCTAGAGACTAAGTTGACCAAGGCAATCGGTATCTCTAACTTTTCTCTGGATAAAGTGCAGGTTATCTTAGACAAAGCAAATGTAGTGCCTGCTGCCTTACAGATTGAGTTGCACCCTTTTCTACCTCAACAAGAGTTAGTCGACTTCTGCCAATCCAAGGGCATTTTGGTTGAAGCATACTCTCCCCTAGGTTCAGCTGGCGCTCCACTTTTACAAACAGCTCAACTACAAGAAATTGCGGCTAAATATAATACTACACCAGCAGCTATTTGTATCTCATGGTCTGTTTGGAGAAAGGTTGTTCCGCTTCCAAAATCTGTCACTCCAGAGAGGATTGCAgcaaatttgaagatagTCGAATTAAGTGATGAAGATGGCAAGGCGATTTCTAATTTACATAAATCACTAGGCATCAAAAGATTTGTCTCCCCGGAGTGGGgtatcaaaatctttgattaG
- a CDS encoding uncharacterized protein (PKUD0A12070; similar to Saccharomyces cerevisiae YDL043C (PRP11); ancestral locus Anc_3.150): MDYQNRVGSKKGSGGIAGSAETNQYRRERVKNLLQSKISIESDPYVLKNRSGVYECKLCLTTHLSESSYITHTTGRKHQVNLMRRAESDKKQREKLNKNQSTEEPIKKRYWKKIGKPYHKVTKIQDQKTLNKGLIIVAKFENIKVDVTPMYKFLASSEQKKEPEDPSFQYLVLSAEPYENIAIKIPSDKIDFSNDKIWDYWDPDTKEYCLQFFFLNK, encoded by the coding sequence ATGGATTATCAGAATAGAGTTGGATCGAAAAAAGGTAGTGGTGGTATTGCAGGATCTGCAGAGACCAACCAATacagaagagaaagagtTAAGAACTTACTACAATCCAAAATTAGTATTGAATCAGATCCttatgttttgaaaaatcgtTCAGGGGTCTACGAATGTAAGCTTTGCTTGACTACTCATTTATCAGAGAGTAGCTACATTACACATACTACGGGAAGGAAACACCAAGTAAATTTAATGCGTCGAGCAGAGAGTgacaaaaaacaaagagaaaaactGAATAAAAATCAGTCTACAGAGGAACCAATCAAGAAACGatattggaagaaaatagGAAAACCATATCATAAAGTaacaaaaattcaagatCAAAAAACCTTAAACAAGGGACTAATTATTGTAgccaaatttgaaaatatcaaagtGGATGTTACACCGATGTATAAATTTCTTGCCAGTTCAGAGCAAAAGAAGGAACCAGAAGAtccaagttttcaatatctggTACTTAGTGCCGAACCTTACGAGAATATTGCCATAAAAATCCCCTCAGATAAAATCGATTTCTCTAATGATAAAATATGGGATTACTGGGATCCAGATACAAAGGAGTATTGCTTGcagtttttctttttgaataaataa